From the Planctomycetota bacterium genome, the window ACAGGCTTTACCAAATCGGTCTTGCGGACAATGACAAATCCGCCGTTCGCGCCCGCGACCGCGCCTTTTACGAACAAAAGATTACGGTTTTTATCTATTTTCATTACTTCCAGATTTTTCACCATCACCCTTTCCACACCGTAATGACCTGGCATGGTTTTGCCGGGACGGATATGAGTCAATCTAGTATCAGAGCCGATGGCGCCCGAACCGCGCACATTCATCGAACCGTGTCCAGCCGGGCCTCTTTTCTTGTTCCATCTCTTAACCAGACCGGTAAAACCGCGTCCTTTGGTGATGCCTACGACATCAACCTTCCATGTATTCTCAAAAACATCCACCTTTACCTGGTCACCCAGTTTAAATTGAGCCGTGATTTTCTCGCCTTCGGCGCCGTCGGGCAAACGGACTTCCCTGATAAAGCGCTTCGGCGTTTCAATATTCGCTTTCTTAAAATGCCCCAGCATTGCCCTGGTCGCCCTCTTCTTTTTGCCGTCCACAAAACCCAACTGAACTGCGTTATAGCCTTCGGAGGAGCTTTTCTTTATCTGTAAAACAGGGCAGGGACCACATTCCAAAACGGTCACCGGAGTAACGTTCCCGTTCTCGGCAAATATTTGGGTCATCCCGACTTTCCTGCCTAATAAACTCGGTAACATCTTTCAATCCCTTTTTATGTTTTTATTCTTACTTCCACGCCAGACGGAATATTCAAGTTCTTCAAAGCGTCAACGGTCTTGGCAGACGGCTCGGCCAGATCTATCAAACGCTTATGGGTCCTGATTTCAAATTGCTCGCGTGATTTTTTGTCTACATGAGGCGAACGCAACACCGTATACCGTTCAATATGGGTGGGCAAAGGAATCGGCCCGCAAATCTTAGCGCCGGTGCGTTTCGCCGTCTCGACGATATCCAGAACGCACTGGTCTAAAATCTTATGGTCGTACGCCTCAAGCTTAATCCGTATTTTCAGGTTTTTCATATTATCCAATTCTTTCATCTTCCACCCGACGTCACATCGGGATGAGAGGGTTAATTCATTTCCCTTAAAATTAGAAAATTACGTAGTATACTCACAAATCAGGATATGTCAACAAAAATATGGGAATTTTTATTTTATTCCAGAAATGTCATCGACTCTTGTGCTGTGTTTTCCATCGGCGGTGAAGCCATATCCAGTGGTCGGGATATTGCCTGATATAACGTTCCATCACATCCGAATAAATCTGCGTGTTGTAAACGATGCTTTCTTCCAGATTATCTCTTTTCTGGAATGTAAGAGCGGGCTCATATACAACCTTGTGGTAAGCACCGTGTTTCCTGATGATGAATCCCGGAACCACCGGCACATCCAACCGCTCACTTAATGTAGATAGACTGGGAATGGTGCAAGCCGGCCGTCCGAAGAAATTAACGAATACCCCTTCCTCCCGTTTGGTATTCTGGTCCAGGACAAAGCCCATTATCTCATTCGCCTTGAGATGCCGTATAATATCCTTGAGCGAGCCTTCCCGATACATAATATTCACCTTGACCTGCTTTCGGTAATCCAGCCAGAGCTTATTGAGTAATTCACTTTTAAGATACTTGGTTACAAGGTTGGTTCGGTACCCCTTAAATGCCATTGATGCCGCTAAAAGGTCCCAGTTGCCAAAATGCGCCGTCAGTATGAACACCCCTTTGCCTTCGGCTAATGCTTTATCAAGATTTTCCAACCCCTCGAATTCAATATACCGATTGATATCCGCCAGTTTCATTGCGGGCAGGCGTAAAAACTCCATCATATTCCGGCCGAGGTTTTTCGCCATTCCGAAAACGATTCGTCTGAGCTCGCTGTCTTTCTTCTCGGGAAATGCAAAACGAAGGTTTTCCAAGGATATACGCCTGCGCTTGGGAACAACCATGTATCCAAATATTCCGATTGCCTCCCCTATCTGCAATGCCACGGTAGCCGGCACACGCCGGACGACGGCAATAAGAATCCGAAGCACAAGCTCTGCTAATAGATGAAACATATTATTATCCCCTCATTCCCGCCCCGCTCCGCTTCGCTACGGGGACCAAAAGGGAGTCCCTGTCCCGCAAAGCGGGACATGGGGTAAAAACGAGAATTCCAGGTAGTAAACTCCAGCGGGAATCCAGTAACCAATCTAGATTCCGTGTCAAGCCTGTCTGCCGACAGGCAGGCACGGAATGACAATCTGAACGGATAGCCATCACACCCCGCTTTATTCTAGCGAGGCAAGTATAATCCGCTCGCATAATTGCGGAAAATCTATACCGATAGCTTTTGCCGCCTTTGGCAACAAACTCCGCTCGGTCAATCCCGGTATGGTATTGACCTCCAGAACAATAGCACCCTCTTTATCCGAATAAATTATATCAACCCGCGCCGCACCTCTGCAATCGAGCGCCTTGTATGCGGCTAATCCGGCAGATTGTATTTCCTCAATGGCTTTCTCGGGAAAATTAGGGTTTACGATATATTCGGTTGAAGCATCCTGATACTTCGCCTTGTAATCATAAAACGCCTGCTTGGGCTTTAGTTCGATAACCGGCAACACCTTATCCCCCAAAACGCCGACCGTGACTTCCCTGCCTGAAATATATTGCTCGGCCACGACATCTTTGCCGTATTTAAACGCCTCATCCAAGGCCGGTTTAATCTCAACCGGCTCCTTGATAATTGAAACTCCCACGCTGGACCCCTCCGCGCGGGGCTTAATAACCACCGGAAAGCCAAGCGGCCACTTCCTGAATTCAGTTCTCCAATTCTCTTTATTAATCCTGCGATACGGCGCGGTCGGGACATCGTGCCTTTCAAACAATTCCTTGGTGGCGAATTTATCCATCGCATCGCGGCTCGCCTGAACGCCTGAGCCGGTGTAAACAATGCCCTTCTCTTCAAGGAGCAACTGGATTCCGCCATCCTCTCCGAACTTCCCGTGCAGGGCAATGAAAGCGATATCGAAATCAGGATTCTTGAGTTGCGGGATATCCGGCGCGGTTACATCTATATCAAGAACTTTATAACCCAACGACTTCAATGCCAAGCTCACCGCGGAGCCGGATTTAAGCGATATCTCCCGCTCTGAAGAAAACCCACCCATCAGAACAGTGATTACTGCCTTTTTCTTAACAAATAAATCCTTCAGCGCTTTTTTATCCATATTGATATAATAATTTACTTCACAACGAAAAGCAAACGTTTTAAGTGTATTCTTTTATTTGTATCGTCTGATTATTATTTTTATAATATGGAAAAGTTAATGGACATCCCTCCCAGACCCCGCCTTGTGGGGTCGGGACGGGGCAGAAAAATGAACCTGACACTAAAAGACAAAAAACACCTCTGGCATCCTTTTACCCAAACCTCCGAATGGGAAAAGGAGAATATCCTCGTCATCAATAAAGGCAAAGGCAATTACCTCTACGACACCAATGGCAGGCGTTATCTGGACGGCATCTCATCTTTGTGGTGCAACGTCCACGGTCACCAAAAAGCTGAAATAGATAAAGCCATAGCGAAACAACTAAAGCAAATAGCGCATACCACCATGCTTGGGCTTGCCCATCCCGGCGCCATAGAGTTAGCCGAAAAGCTCATTAACATCGCGCCTAAAGGTTTAGCACGAGTATTTTATTCCGATAGCGGCGCGACCGCGGTAGAAATCGCCCTGAAAATCGCCTTCCAGTATTGGCAGCAATGTCTAAAAACTAACAACCAGCAACTAAAAACTAAATTCCTCACCTTCTCCAACGCCTATCACGGCGATACTATCGGCTCGGTCAGCCTGGGCGGGATGGATTTATTCCACAGCACCTATCGTCCGCTCCTCTTTAAAACCATCCAAGCCCCGTCGCCTTATTGCTATCGATGCACTGAACCACGCAGGGTTCAGTGCTATGAACCCAACGCGGTTCATAGTCCATTCAAATCAACTACTAACAATGTTAATCCGCCTTGCCTCAAAAAAGCAGAGGCCCTTATAAAGAAACATCACCGCTCTTTGGCAGGAGTGGTCATCGAACCATTGATTCAGGGCGCGGCGGGAATGATAACCCAGCCCAAAGGATTCTTGAAGCGCCTGAGAACGCTCTGCACCAAATATAATATCATCCTGATTGCGGATGAAGTGGCAACCGGATTTGGAAGGACCGGAAGGATGTTTGCATGCGAACACAAGGGAGTATCACCTGACATCATATGTATAGCAAAAGGAATTACCGGCGGGTATCTGCCGCTTGCCGCCACGCTCACCACGGAAAAGATATTTAAAGCCTTTACCGCCCCGTATGAAGAAAACAAGACCTTCTTCCACGGGCATACATATACCGGGAATCCATTAGGCTGCGCCGCGGCACTGGCAAACCTGAAGCTATTTAAGGAAGAAAATATCATAGAACGACTGCAACCCAAAATCGTATACCTAAAAGAACACCTTAAACGGTTCTATGAGATTAATAATGTAGGCGATATCAGACAATGCGGGATGATGGTCGGGATAGAGCTGGTCAGGAACCGCGCCACAAAAGAACCATATCCGGTAAAAGAACGGGTAGGCAGGCATGTCGTCTTGGAAGCCAGAAAGCACGGCGTGATTTTAAGGCCTCTGGGCGATGTCATCGTCCTTATGCCTCCTTTAAGCATCACCATACCGGAACTGGGAAAACTATTATCAGTTACCTATAAATCAATGGAGACAATTACCGGATAAAGATTGCATCCTACACCCCTAATAACCACCTAAAAGCTGGTTTTAACAACCTCTGAGCTGGTTTTAAGTACCTAAAAGGTGGTTTTTACCAGCTAAAAGGTGCTTTTAAGTACCTCTGAGGTGGTTTTAACCACCTAAAAGCTGGTTTTAACAACCTCTGAGCTGGTTTTAAGTACCTAAAAGGTGGTTTTTACCAGCTAAAAGGTGCTTTTAAGTACCTCTGAGGTGGTTTTAACTACCTAAAAGCTGGTTTTAAGCACCTCAAAGCTGGTTTTTACTACCTTTGGGCTGGTTTTCCGATACTTTCCGTTATGGGTTAGGCGGAAGCGGAACCGATTTCGGCCTGCCCGGAAACTGCTGTGCCAAATCCTGATAAACGCCAGTCGAGCCCGGCACATTCGCCCGCGCCGCGGCTTTGACACTCTGGTAAAAAGCCAGGCAGTTTGTCAAGACATCCGAGCCTAAAAGGAGGTTGGTATCGTCCAAGCTTTCAAGTATTGCCTTGGCGCGCCTGAGCCTGGGGCCGATATCACGTCGCGTATGCATATCGGCGTCGAGTTCGGGGAGATTAATATATCCGGGGACGATGGAAGGAAGCTGGCTCATATAGTTGCGGCATTTCTGCACCCATTGCGCCATCTCGCTGGAGACGGAGGCATAGCGAATCCTTTCATTGGGAGTCAAGTTGATGACCTTGCCCATTAAGGTTCCTTCTATGGAAGAGAGCGCCGCATCGAGCGCGGCCAGTTGTTCCGGAGTGAACGAGACCGAGATAAGATTATCCAATGCCATAACGCAACTCCTTTCTTCTCGCCTTATCGGCGGTTACTTCAAAGCAACTATTATTAATGCACTATCACTTTAAACGGAATGGTTAATCCACCATATTTTACCATGATATCCGTCGTGCCGGGTTTTAATCCCTTTATGCTAAATTGTGTACTGCCTTGCATCAAATATTCTATGCTATCAGTCCGGTTAATATCCCAAACGGGGCTAACCTCAACCGGATTCCCAACAGTATCATACCCGTTAACGGAAAGAACCCGTTCATCGCCAACCGACATGGTGATAATCCCATTACTTATATCACCAGCCTGGCTAAGAGGGAGGCTGCTTTGATAAACGGCTAAGTAGTTTAATTTATTTTCGACCGGTATTTTTATTACATCTTTAACAGTGTAATTGGTAAAACCAACAAGCGCCACTGACGTTAACCCCAAAACCCCAAGGATACTTAATACCAATTTGGCTTTTGTCTTCATATCCATCCCTTTCTTTTAATATTCGACGTCATGGGCTCCCGATATTCCCGCTATTCAGCGGGATTCCGGTTTTTCATCTTAAGGTTAAGGCGGAATCCCTACACATGCAGCATTCTCAAATTCTAAATAAGAGCTATCCGCTATTTCTACCCCGGCACGTTGACCACCTCCAATATCATTTGCCAGTTTATACACGATGTAATACGTCTTAGAAGTGGTCGTCACCTGCCATTGCCTCATATTGAGATAACACGTGCCGTTGGTGAAGTTGCCTTTGGCGATAAAGGTATCGTTGACACTCCAAAATCCGTTGTTATCATTATCACACCAGACCTGGATTTCGATTTTGTTATCAGGACAGGGTGTGTTAACACCGGTAACGCCCTTATCAATCCTGAACCGTTTCCACTTAGCGGTGCCGGAAATAGTTGCTGCGTTAAACTTAACAAAGGCGATTGACTGCCCCATTTGAACCGGTGCATTCCCATTAGTTAAAGAAGTCCAGTTCGTGGTAGTAACCAATATCTCTGTATTATTATAATAATCCACACTCCAGTCTGATAAACTTGGGGTTTGAGTGGTATCGGATGTAGAAAAATTAGCCCTGAGCTTTATCCCGATGATATTAGTAAAGGTCGCCGGATAAGCGGCGGACAAACAGGTCCCGTACGGGACATTCGCTTGTAACAGGGAGTTATTAGAAGAACTCAGAACATCAACCGTCAAAATCGTATTAGCCGGGATAGTTCGGGTATAACCCAGAATACCCCAGTAAGCAACACCGGCAGGTGTGATGGCGATTGAGGTATACAAACCCGGATTCTTATAAGGAACTACTGTTCCGTAATAATTCGGAACGGGGTTATTCCCTGAAAACGAAATATATTGCGCATGTGTCCGCCCGCCGCCGTTGGCCGAAACGCCACCTGAATTAGTGATTTGGTTTGAAAGAAATACAATTGAACCGCCTGCTCCGCTTCCTCCACTACCACCAACAGCATGATAATCACCATTCCAACTCGATCCTCCGCCAGCACCCCCGCCACCGTTTGCGCAGACAGATGCACCTGCTACAATATCTAATGTATCTGCGGCAATTATAACCATACCCCCTCCTCTGCCACCTGACCCACCGCCTGCGGCTGCACAATAATAATCCCCATCCTCAGCTACGGCACCGCCTCCGCCACCACCGCCGGCACCCAGATAGGATAACTGGTTAAGTATAATCTCGCTTGCCGGATTTGTTCCGTTGCCACCCCCTCCTGCGGTGGCAGTCCCAGGATCACCATACAGATGAGCACCGCCGCCTCCTGCTCCCCCTCCAATTCCGGCAGGGGATTCTCCTACGCTACCATTATTCCAAGAACCGCCACCACCGCCGCCGGTAAAACCGCAACCATTCGTATGAATACCATTCGCCACATTAACTGTTACCGTACTGGTAGCGCGAAAAACCAAAACACCGCCTTTAGTCCCATCCCAAACAGAACAAGTAAGTGAGCCACCGGCATTAACCGTTACATTCGTATAATTTGGAACACGCTGAACCATTATTTTATCAAGAGTGCCGTTATATCCATTGGTTAATGCTCTATTGAGATTTAGGGTATTCACGTTGACGGAAGTTATACGGGCAAATTCATAACGCCCGACATTACCGCTTGTCCCCTTAAGGCTGATAATAATGATTTCATCGCCGACCGCCATTCCAGCGGGAACTGAGGTAACAACAATGGCTGTATCACCGCCTAAGGTATTCACCGTAGAAGTTGTATTAACCGCATCAGCCGAGGCACGATTGAAAATATCAGTATTGATATTCTTCGCGGCGACAACTGTGATTGCTCCATCCGCACCGTTTCCACAGTCAATAGGAGAATGCTCTAATTTAATATCCGCCGAACCGATGGTAGTTGTGGTATTGGAAAAAGTGCCGGAGGTGAAGGCGGTTTCGGACCAGTTATCGGCGTAAAGATTCACTCCCGCCACGGCGGGACAAAGAACGCAGAGAAATCCGATAACTAAATTTCCCCAATGCAAACTGAGGTTATGTTTCACTTCGCAATTTTTCATAAATTTTTTCCTTTCTTAAATACTTATATACCAATAAGCGAAGTCCGTTCCCAGCCTATGAGATAACCATTTTTAAAGAAATAATGATCTTCATTATTTGTATGAAGAGACACATAAACCCATTTCTGTTCCCGCCGCTCAATAGGTAATTTTGAGTCTTTAGTCGGTTCAACCCATTTAGACAAAGGCTTGCCACGAAGGGCAAGAATGTCATCCGTGGTTAAAGGGGGACAAGCTAAAGTAGTTTTACTCATAAAGACCTCCTGTTATAAGCGTCTTGTTCTTAAATAACGCCTAACGCATCACGCACAACTCATAACGCCTACATTATATAGCAAATATCGTGCCAAGTTTTCGGGAATTTGATGGAATAGTTACTATTGTATAACCCTATGTAAATAAAAAGGTTGGAAAGAATCTACTCTAAAAAAAAGGAAATGGGTTTGGATAAATTGGTGTATCCTTTGGGAACAGTTGTATTAATCAGATACAGCTTATAAATCTATCTTCAATCGTTTTATCTTCTTATGTAGCACTGCTCTGGTGCAACCAAGATGCTGTGCAATGTAAGTTATATTGCCGTTATATTGCTGAATAGATGCATTGATTATATTCCTTTCCAAACTCTCCACGGCATTCTTAAGGTAAGAGTTTTTTGAGGCGCTAAAGACCGAGACCGGTATATAACAACGGATATTTTCTGAAAGCATTTTTTCAGTAATGGTTTTAGTATCCGGATATAAAACACAGATTCTTCTTATCTCGCTTTCCAGTTCGCGGACATTGCCGGGCCAGGGATAGGCGGAGAGAAGAGCAAGAACAGAAGGAGAAAGATGAGAGATGAGAGGCGAAGGACGACCATATTTTTGCAGAAAGTGCTGGACTAATAATGGAATATCATCTTTGCGGTCACGGAGGGGCGGAAGATTTACTACGATAGTATTTATACGATAGAAAAGGTCTTCACGGAAGAATTTATTCTTAACCATTTGCTCAACATCCTGGTTAGATGCAAACACAAAGCGGGTATCAACCGGAGTAGATTTTGAAGCGCCGACTCGATAGATGAGCTTTTCTTCCAAGACCCTTAAGAGTTTTTGCTGCATAGACAAAGACATATTAGCAATTTCATCTATAAAAAGCGTTCCGCCGGAGGCGAGTTCAATATAGCCTTTTTTATCCTCATGCGCACCGGTAAAAGCACCTTTAGTATGGCCAAAAAGATGGCTTTCAATAAGAGTTTCCGGAAGCACCACGCAATTAAAAGGCAAGTAGGCTTTATTCACGCGTTGGCTATTTGTATGGATGGCATTAGCAATCAGTTCCTTACCAGTCCCGGTTTCACCCTGAATTAAAACCGGTAAATCGGTTGGGGCAATCTTTTCTATAATTTGATAAACCTCTTGCATTATCGGAGAGTTACCAATAAGAGTATATTTATCAGCCGACTTTTCGTAGCGGTCACTAAGAGTTTGAACCAAGACCTGGGGAATAAGTTTGGATTTATGTTTGGTTTTATCCTGTAATTGTTGGTAGAGCCTATCAAATTCCCGGGTTTTTTCATAGAGCCAAACCGTATCAAGTTTGGACAGTATCGGTTTAATGCGGTTTTCTATTATCCGCCCCTTATCAGGAAATCCGCAAATGTTATAACATTTGCTCAAAAGAAGCGATGCTTCACAAACAATCGCATTAAGCCTCAAACAACCGGCATCTTTAATAATATTTTTTAATCGTCTAATGGCTGGCTCAATTTGGCTTTCTAAAAGGCTAATTGTGGCGAGATGGATTTCTGCGCATAATCTTCCGCGGGGAAAATCAATCTGGTTGCTCATCTTGACACACTCGGTAAAGCACTGCTTTGCTTGTTCATATTTTTTTATTATTATAAAGTATTCTCCTTTGAAATGCGTATAGTCTATAACGCCTAAATTATTAGGTAAACACGGCAAATAAGCAGGTAATTTATTTTCAATAATTTCCTCACCTTTTTTGATTTCATTTTGATGCAAATAACAATATGCCAAGTCTATCAGCATATAACAATACGTTGTTTTATCATTAGCACGTAAGGCATTAATTGTTGAATCATAATATTGCCTTGCCGTTTGAAGCCGCTTTAAGGCTTGAGGAATATTTCCAATAAACACGAGATTACTTCCCATCAAGGAAAAAACACAGGCAACATCTAACACTGAAAACGCCTTCTTTAAGGCAATTAAATATGCTTTATGGCATAATTCTAAAGAGTGCGAATACTTTTCCAACGAATAATAAACGAGAGCTAATAACCTATATAATTGATATTCTTCATGCGGGGTATAAGAAAGCACAGGAAGCTTCTTTAAGGCGATTTCGCCAAGCCGTTTTGCTTTCATCTTTTCCTGCTTATCCGAAGCTGATTTGATTTGCTCCAGGTAATCAGACA encodes:
- the rpsJ gene encoding 30S ribosomal protein S10; the encoded protein is MKNLKIRIKLEAYDHKILDQCVLDIVETAKRTGAKICGPIPLPTHIERYTVLRSPHVDKKSREQFEIRTHKRLIDLAEPSAKTVDALKNLNIPSGVEVRIKT
- the rplC gene encoding 50S ribosomal protein L3, which encodes MLPSLLGRKVGMTQIFAENGNVTPVTVLECGPCPVLQIKKSSSEGYNAVQLGFVDGKKKRATRAMLGHFKKANIETPKRFIREVRLPDGAEGEKITAQFKLGDQVKVDVFENTWKVDVVGITKGRGFTGLVKRWNKKRGPAGHGSMNVRGSGAIGSDTRLTHIRPGKTMPGHYGVERVMVKNLEVMKIDKNRNLLFVKGAVAGANGGFVIVRKTDLVKPVPKVVASKKKIESKKKK
- a CDS encoding lysophospholipid acyltransferase family protein; protein product: MFHLLAELVLRILIAVVRRVPATVALQIGEAIGIFGYMVVPKRRRISLENLRFAFPEKKDSELRRIVFGMAKNLGRNMMEFLRLPAMKLADINRYIEFEGLENLDKALAEGKGVFILTAHFGNWDLLAASMAFKGYRTNLVTKYLKSELLNKLWLDYRKQVKVNIMYREGSLKDIIRHLKANEIMGFVLDQNTKREEGVFVNFFGRPACTIPSLSTLSERLDVPVVPGFIIRKHGAYHKVVYEPALTFQKRDNLEESIVYNTQIYSDVMERYIRQYPDHWIWLHRRWKTQHKSR
- the bioA gene encoding adenosylmethionine--8-amino-7-oxononanoate transaminase; translated protein: MNLTLKDKKHLWHPFTQTSEWEKENILVINKGKGNYLYDTNGRRYLDGISSLWCNVHGHQKAEIDKAIAKQLKQIAHTTMLGLAHPGAIELAEKLINIAPKGLARVFYSDSGATAVEIALKIAFQYWQQCLKTNNQQLKTKFLTFSNAYHGDTIGSVSLGGMDLFHSTYRPLLFKTIQAPSPYCYRCTEPRRVQCYEPNAVHSPFKSTTNNVNPPCLKKAEALIKKHHRSLAGVVIEPLIQGAAGMITQPKGFLKRLRTLCTKYNIILIADEVATGFGRTGRMFACEHKGVSPDIICIAKGITGGYLPLAATLTTEKIFKAFTAPYEENKTFFHGHTYTGNPLGCAAALANLKLFKEENIIERLQPKIVYLKEHLKRFYEINNVGDIRQCGMMVGIELVRNRATKEPYPVKERVGRHVVLEARKHGVILRPLGDVIVLMPPLSITIPELGKLLSVTYKSMETITG
- a CDS encoding sigma-54-dependent Fis family transcriptional regulator; this translates as MPKRKPLSDYLEQIKSASDKQEKMKAKRLGEIALKKLPVLSYTPHEEYQLYRLLALVYYSLEKYSHSLELCHKAYLIALKKAFSVLDVACVFSLMGSNLVFIGNIPQALKRLQTARQYYDSTINALRANDKTTYCYMLIDLAYCYLHQNEIKKGEEIIENKLPAYLPCLPNNLGVIDYTHFKGEYFIIIKKYEQAKQCFTECVKMSNQIDFPRGRLCAEIHLATISLLESQIEPAIRRLKNIIKDAGCLRLNAIVCEASLLLSKCYNICGFPDKGRIIENRIKPILSKLDTVWLYEKTREFDRLYQQLQDKTKHKSKLIPQVLVQTLSDRYEKSADKYTLIGNSPIMQEVYQIIEKIAPTDLPVLIQGETGTGKELIANAIHTNSQRVNKAYLPFNCVVLPETLIESHLFGHTKGAFTGAHEDKKGYIELASGGTLFIDEIANMSLSMQQKLLRVLEEKLIYRVGASKSTPVDTRFVFASNQDVEQMVKNKFFREDLFYRINTIVVNLPPLRDRKDDIPLLVQHFLQKYGRPSPLISHLSPSVLALLSAYPWPGNVRELESEIRRICVLYPDTKTITEKMLSENIRCYIPVSVFSASKNSYLKNAVESLERNIINASIQQYNGNITYIAQHLGCTRAVLHKKIKRLKIDL
- a CDS encoding D-alanine--D-alanine ligase, yielding MDKKALKDLFVKKKAVITVLMGGFSSEREISLKSGSAVSLALKSLGYKVLDIDVTAPDIPQLKNPDFDIAFIALHGKFGEDGGIQLLLEEKGIVYTGSGVQASRDAMDKFATKELFERHDVPTAPYRRINKENWRTEFRKWPLGFPVVIKPRAEGSSVGVSIIKEPVEIKPALDEAFKYGKDVVAEQYISGREVTVGVLGDKVLPVIELKPKQAFYDYKAKYQDASTEYIVNPNFPEKAIEEIQSAGLAAYKALDCRGAARVDIIYSDKEGAIVLEVNTIPGLTERSLLPKAAKAIGIDFPQLCERIILASLE